One genomic window of Arachis stenosperma cultivar V10309 chromosome 10, arast.V10309.gnm1.PFL2, whole genome shotgun sequence includes the following:
- the LOC130955622 gene encoding ATP-dependent Clp protease proteolytic subunit-related protein 2, chloroplastic-like — translation MAVAPYITAAAPPSCATKLYSGLKLQSPSIPNSLACKPNVSAEFYGKVHKSLHCGYTNHKPARAQIRMMPIGTPRVPYRTPGEGTWQWVDLWNALYRERVLFIGQNIDEEFSNQVLATMLYLDSIDNAKRMYMYINGPGGDLTPSLAIYDTMQSLQSPVTTHCVGYAYNLAAFLLAAGEKGNRFAMPLSRVALQSPAGAARGQADDIRNEANELLRIRDYLFNELAKKTGQPVERITQDLGRMKRFNAQEALDYGLIDRIVRPPRIKADAPNKEAGTGLG, via the exons ATGGCGGTTGCACCCTATATCACCGCTGCTGCACCTCCTAG TTGCGCCACAAAACTCTACTCAGGGTTGAAACTTCAATCTCCAAGTATCCCTAATTCCCTTGCGTGTAAACCTAATGTCTCCGCTGAGTTCTACGGAAAAGTTCACAAGAGTCTGCATTGCGG GTATACTAATCACAAACCAGCAAGGGCACAAATTCGAATGATGCCCATAGGGACCCCTAGAGTCCCCTATAGGACACCTGGTGAAGGAACTTGGCAATGGGTTGATTTGTGGAATGCCCTT TATCGAGAGCGTGTTCTCTTCATTGGACAAAACATAGATGAAGAATTTAGTAACCAAGTATTGGCAACCATGCTGTATCTTGACAGTATAGATAACGCCAAGAGGATGTATATGTACATCAATGGTCCTGGTGGAGAT CTTACACCAAGCTTGGCTATCTATGACACTATGCAGAGCTTGCAAAGTCCTGTAACCACCCATTGTGTTGGCTATGCCTATAATCTTGCAGCATTTCTTCTTGCAGCCGGAGAAAAG GGCAACCGCTTTGCAATGCCTCTTTCCAGAGTTGCTTTGCAATCTCCAGCGGGAGCTGCTCGGGGTCAG GCTGATGACATCCGCAATGAAGCAAATGAGCTTTTAAGAATCAGAGATTACCTCTTTAACGAGTTGGCTAAGAAAACAGGCCAGCCTGTTGAGAGG ATCACCCAAGACCTGGGCAGGATGAAACGCTTCAACGCACAGGAGGCTCTTGATTACGGGCTTATTGATCGAATTGTGAGGCCACCACGCATTAAGGCTGATGCGCCTAACAAGGAGGCAGGAACAGGCCTTGGTTAA